Part of the Acidobacteriota bacterium genome, CAGCGTCAAAGAAGCTGAACTTTGGTTCAACGAGCAATCCGATGCCTTCAATCGTGGTCAGGGCGCGAATGATGAACGTGAAATTGGCGGGAATGTAGAACGGAAAGCTGTAAATTGTGTCGGCCACGGCAGCCATCAGGTCCTGAAACCGAATCATGCCGATTTTGACGCCGACATAGCGGGAAAAAATGGATTCAACCACCGGGCGAAATTCCTCTGGATCAAATCCAGGTCGCAAGAAGCCGAGCGCGATGGCGTCTCCGACAATGCCGACGATGTCGCGTTCGACAATATGGAAAAAGGCATCAATCATGCCGCTGCGCATCTCGTCGGTAATTTGCCCAACCATCCCGAAATCAAAGAAGGCCAGCCTGCCATTGGGCATCATGCGCAGGTTTCCCGGATGCGGATCCGCGTGGAAAAAGCCGTCTTCGAGGAGTTGCTTGAGGTAGGTCCGGGTCAGAAGTCGAATGATTTCAATTGGTTGATGTCCGGCAGCCTTGAGACCTTCGAGGTCAGTGAGTTTGAGACCGCCGATGTACTCCATGGTGATAATGCGGCGGGAAGAAAGCTCCGGGTAGATTCGCGGGACATACACCGTGTCTTTCCAGTCGGCAAAGTTCTGGCGAAACCGCTCGGCATTTTCGATTTCTTTCTCATAATCGGTTTCTTCGTGGATCATCCGGTCAAATTCATCCACGACGCCCAGCCAGTCAATTCCTTGAATCCATTCTGGATAGCATTCGAGGCCTGCCGCCACGTAGCGAAGTACCGTTAAATCCAGGTGCAAGATTTCTTCGAGATTGGGACGCTGGATTTTAATCACGACTTCTTCGCCTGATTTGAGCCGGGCGCGGTAGACCTGTCCGAGGCTGGCCGCTGCGAGTGGTTCGCTATCAATGCTGAGAAACAGTTCGTGAGGTGCGCGACCAAGGTCTTCGCGGATGCGTGCCCAGGCCAGTTCATTGGGGAAGCAGGGAACTTCATCCTGGAGCAGCGAGAGTTCTTTGATGTAAGCGAGCGGCAACAAATCGGGGCGGGTTGCAAGCGTCTGGCCGATTTTGATGAAAGTGGGCCCAAGTGCCGTCAGGTCTTCACGCAGGGTTTGGGCTCGTTGGGCCTCACGTTGGGCCGGATCTTTGATGGAGAGACGACGAGTGGCATACCAGACTGTCCACCGATGAGCGAGGCGCTGCCACCAGCGAGGAAGTGCGGTGCGATCCTGAACGGAGAACCATTCAACCCAGAGCGGAAAGGCAAAACCGAACATCACCCGGAAAAGCTGCCAGAGCCGTTTGTAGGCCGGCCAGCCAATTTCGCGAACGGCAGCCCAGTATGGCGCCGCATCAGGCGGGGTGGGCTGGAACTGGAGCTTTTCGGGCACGGATTGAACGGCAAGCTGTTCCTGAAATTCGATGTGTTCAATCACCAGGGCCGACGGCACCAGCGTCTCCGGTTTCGGAGCGTCCACAATGGCAGGTTGGATGGCGTCAGGTTTCGAAGCTTCCATAAAACAATAGGGTTCAGGGTTCAGGGTTCAGGGTTCGGGGTTCGGGGTTCGGGGTTTCGAAGAAAGGCAAATTTTTCGATTATTTTGCTTCTTAAGTACCTTGTCATAAATTTTCTGAGATATTGGATTTGGTAAGTGTTTGATTTTTTTCGTCTATTTCGTGTGTTTCGTGGTTCAAAATGTCTTGGAATTTTCGGTAAGGTACTTACCAATGCCAGGTGCTTCAAGCGTGATTGGTTTCATACATTATTTGTCCACGTTGAACAATTTCCTGCATAAATGGATCACCAATGGCCAGTCGTTCTTGAACTTGTTGTGGTGTTCGGACGATAACATCCATGGGAAGCAGAATATTGAGATAATTCAAAATTTGAATTGCCTGCTGAGTATGCCTTCCCTCAAACGGCATCACTACGAGCAAGTCAATATCCGATTCAGGGGTTGGATGCCCATAAGCGTGTGATCCAAAGAGAATGATTTGTTCTGGATGAAATTTTTCAGCGATTTGGTGACAAAGTAAATGGATTTGGCGCTCAATTTGTTCCATGGCTGATTCCTTCTCCGTTTCGAAAAGGTCAAATTCTTCTGGAAAGGGTTGTTGACGGCAATCCGTTTTGATGTCTTGGGTTGAGCCTCCTGAAAGGCTGCCGTTCGGATAGCCGGTTGGTTGCGCTGCTTTGAGCGCTACCCGCTGGAACCGCATCCTGTCACCGGTTTGCACCCAGGATGGGGGCAGTACGGATGTACTCAGGTTCCGTTGGTATCGCCGCTTTCCCTGATGGGTATCACGTAAACAAATCATCCACCGGTATGGTCCAACCAGGAACAGCGGGTTCAGCTTCGGCGATTTCGCCCCGGCGGTAAATGGTTGGAGCATCAGGATCAGTTGACCGATAAACCTTGACGATTGATTCACTTAACAGATCAACATCCCAAACGACCACTGTTCCCGCCGCAAAGTAGTCGCGCCGTTTTTCCGCCATTTGGAGTTCAGCTTCCGGGCCGTAGTCATTTTCACTTCGCACCTCAACCGCAAACACGGGAGCGCCTTCAAGGAATTTCATTCCAGTCCGCGGGCCGGTGTGAAAGGCGGCGTCCGGGCTAAAGGAAGCGCGGTTTGGGAGGTTGACCCGAAATCCGACGTTGTCCGGGTAGGCAAAGCCGGTGCCTGATTGGCGTTCATACTGACGCAAACTGGAATAAATATCGCCGGCAGTTCGACCTGGATCTCCACCTGTGGGAGGCATAGACACAATTTCTCCGTTGACGAGTTCCGCTTTGGCGTGATTGGGAACCTGTATCAAATCATCAATTGTGGCTTTGTGAGGAAGTGTGAGCATCCGGGTTTCCTCCAGATAAGTTGAAGTTGAGGGAACCCGATTGTACCAGCGGGAGGAAGGAATACCAATTTGGAATCACATGGTTCGATTTGTAGAAGGCTAAGTTATTTAATCAAATAGACTTAACGAACTACTGACTACGGACTGTTGACTACAAATTAATATAAATTCTAATCGAGGCCGGGGAGTTTCCCGATTGGAGACTTCAAGGGGCCGGTGTTCCCGGTACTTTGGCGAGGGAGAAACTGGAGCAGAACAAAGATCACGATGCACACACCCAGGTAATACCAGAGTGAACCCATAAAGGCTGCCGTATACGCCTGGGATTGGCTGACATTGGGCATGGCCTGACGCTGACCCAGGATGCCGAAAAAAATCACCCCGACAATGGCAATTCCAAGTGCTCCGCCAATTTGTTGCACCGTAGTCAATATCCCTGTTGCCGCTCCAGCAATTGCCCGTCTAACTTTGGCGAGAATCATATTATAGAGTGGTGTGGTAATGAGTCCCATCCCGGCTCCCTGGATCATCAGGGCAATGGAAAGGGCAAAAAAATTGATATTTTCACTGTTGGTCAAGAGCGTTAGATAGGCAATTAGTGGACCCAACCCCATAAGAATGATTCCAATGGTCAGGGTTTTCTGGCCAAATCGTTTGGTGAGTTGAGAGGCAAAAATCGACCCTGAAATAAATCCTAATGCCATTGGAGTGAGGGTTAATGCTACCCAGAGGGGTTTAAATTTAAGTCCAACCTGAATGAAAATCACAAACGTGAAGTAAAACGAGCTTTGGGTTGTTGCGTAAAGGAGTGCCACGATCAATCCGATGACATAGGTTCGATTTGTGAGAAGCCCTTCTGGAATCAGTGGAGAGCTATCTTGAGCACTGGCTTTGAGATGTTCATAGCGCAAAAAAAGCCCAATGATGAGGATTGATCCAACCAGGCAGAGGATGGCGATTGGTGGCCAGCCAGCTTCGCGTCCAACCACAAGTGAGCCAACCATAAAGGCAAGCCCCAGCGCCAGAATTCCTACTCCAAGCAAGTCAAGGGACGTGCCAAAGTAAGAACGTGACTCACGCAAAAATTTTGGAGCAAAGCTGGCTGCCAGGATGTAAATAGGCACGCTCACGAGAAAAATAGCTCGCCATCCAAACCATTGGACAATCGCACCGCCGATGAAAAGCCCCAGGAGTGCTCCTGAGCCAAGCGCTGCATTGTAAAATCCAAATGCTTTATTGCGTTCTTTGAGGTTAAAACTCACTGAAAGGATTGACAGAACTTGGGGTGAAATGAGTGCCCCAGCCAAACCTTGTATTACAAATAAGCCAATGATCAAATAAATATTGTGCAGCAGGCAACACATTCCCCAACAAACGGCATACCCGAGTGTTCCAACGATAAACATGCGTTTGCGTCCGAAGAGGTCCCCAATCCGTCCGCCAGTGATCAAAAAACTGGCGGTGGCAATCTGGTACGAAGCCACAATCAATTGCATTTGGGCTGATTTCGCCATCAGTTCCTCTTGCATTGAAGGAATGGCAACATAGGTCAGAAAGCCATCGAGTGAGAGGGAAAACATAATGGCTGACAAAACTGCCAGGCTTTTCCATCGGGTTGGGTCAGGGAGGGCTTCAAAGGTGGTGCTCGTGTGGGCAAAAGGGAGTTCGCGGGTCATTTCAGTTTCAACAGATGAGTTTCCTGGTTCAAAATCTGGCTTTCAGTGGAGTATTTCGGGTGGAGGTGCGATCCCCAGGAAAGCAAAACTCTGAATTCCAGAAAAACAGTGGGCACCGCAAGGGTGCCCGTTGTGTGAGTAGAGAGTTGTTTGTGGTTTTCCCCTCAATTCAATTGAATCGAGAGAACGTACAACCTGTGAATTTTGAGAGATATTCAAGCACTTGGTTCCTCGCCGGTCCAACATTAAAAGGTAAGCCGAACACCAAATTGGAAGAGCCGTGGTGCAAACGAACTCAAATATCGATTCCGGGTGACGGTATAGCGACCGTTTTCTTGTGGTGGAAGATTAAAATTCCCGTCGGCGTCCCGTTGGAAAATGCGATTGAATTGATCAATATTGACCCGGTTGAAAAGATTAAACACCTCAGCAATGACTGAAACCGAATAGCGTTCTTTGATCGAGAAGTTCCGGGTCAACCGGACATCAACATTAGAAAAATTGGGCGAAACACCGACATTTCGCCCAATTGGGCGGGAAACACCATCTGGGCCAACCACTTGCGGGCGATCATAGAGCACGTCGTTTGAATCCAGATCGGCACCAGCCTGGAGGTTAAATGGACGACCGGAATTGAGTGCGATAATGGTTGAGAGCGAAAAGTTTTTCAAGAATTTGTTCTGGGTATAGTTTAAATCCCACGACCCTGAGAACAAAAACCGGTGGCGGACATCCTGAAGTGATAATCCGCGTTCGCTGCGCAGGTTAAAGACATTCTCGATTTCCTGAACGCCACCCACATAGTCTGACGAGTTATCAATCGTTTTCGAAAACGTGTAGCTGGCCTGAAAGCCAAAATTATTGGCAAACCGGCGATTGATCGAACTTGACAGGCCATGGAAATAGCTATCAAAGGCTGATTCGTAATACAGAACTGCCCCACGGGCGGTATCAACCCGGCCATTGAGATAACTCTGGGCCAAAATTGGTTCCGGTCGAACCACTGGATTTACATCACGCGTGCCAAAGAGCCGAATGCCGCGTGTGTAGTTGTACGATATATTCAGAATTGTCTTTGGAGTCAGGAAATAGTTAAAACCCAAACTTGTTTGTTGAGTGTAGCTGGTTTGTAGATTTTGTTGAACTTCGTCCTCCAACCCAAATTGGCGGGTAAACCCTACGTTTTCAGGAATCTGGTCTGAAGCTGGGAAGTTACGCGTTGGGCGCTGGAAGGTCAGGATCGTTTCGGGCAGCAGTTGGAATGAGGTGGTGCGACCTTTGGGAAAGGCGGCAAAGATCGGTCCGATATTTGGGGTTGCGAAAAACAACCCATACGTGGCGTACAGCGAAAGTTTAGGAAATTTACTTGGGTTATATGACAGTGCCACGCGTGGACTGAGGTCGCCTTTATTGCCATCCAAAAACTGCGTGGTGAACCGGTCATAGCGCAGGCCCAGCTTGAGCATCAGGTTATCACGCAATTTGATGTCATCTTGAATAAAGGTGGAAAAGAAGTTTTGAGTCACCTCTAGTGGTTTTTGGGAAATGAATCCCTGGGCATAAAAGGTCGGAAGCGGCAGGTTGGCCAGGTCCAGGTTGTCTGGGAAATTTGGAGAATTGGCAAACAAGGGTACCAGTGGTGCCAGGGCGCTCAAAAATGTCTTTTGATCCGCTGACCGCAAGCTGGGATCAAACGCCTCAAGCGCACTAAAAAAACCATCTCCTGGCAAGCCAATAAATCGCAAATCCAGGTCATTAAACGTAATTGAACCCTGTTCACGGCTGGGAAGGCGGTTTTTCGCCATAATCCGCAGGAAATCAACCCCGAATTTAAGCTGGTGGTTGCCTCGTGAAAGCGAGACGTTATCCACAATCTGGAAAATGTTGACCCGTCGTGGCTGGTTGAGAAAGATCGGTGGTCCGAAGACGATGCGACCTACATCGCCGCTATTGATTGACACCCGGGGACTCACCGTATCAGTCAGCACATCCTGAGACCGATGGCTATACAGGAACCTGGTTTCATTCACCATGTTCAGATTGGCGTTGATATAGGTATTGCTGGCGGCAAACTGATTATCATTGAGCCGCTGTGTCCCCGAGTTGGATCGGTCGGTTAACGCCCCAACCGGCTCAAAGTTACCGTCGAAAGTTCCACCATAATTGTAGCGCAGGGTAAGCAGGTTGTTGGCATTGACCTGCATGTCGGTTCTTGCCAGGACAGAGGTGTTTCCGAGTGCAAACGGTTGGGCCCCATTATCAACATAGGAAAACCCGATTCGGCGGGCTGATTGAACAATATTTTCAGGAATGGTGATAATGTTGTTTTGTTTCACTGAAAGACGCTCAAATGAAGCGAAATAAAAGAGTTTATCTTTTTTGATCGGACCGCCGACTGTCGCGCCAAACTGGTATTGTTTATACGGCGGATTTTCCTCGGCAAAGGCATTGCGGGCACTGACGGCATCGTTGCGGACAAAGAAAAAGGTCGTTCCGTGGTGATCGTTTGTCCCACCTTTGGTCACGATGTTGACCACCCCGCCCAGGGCGCGGCCAAATTCAGCCGAATAGCTATCTGAGACCACCTGAAATTCGCGCACGGCTTCCTGACTAAATGTTGACCGGACGGTGCCAACGTTACTGTCGTTGTTGTCCAATCCATCAATGGTGACGTTGTTTTGGCGGCTTGACTGGCCATTAAACGATAATCCGGAAGTTGCGGCCACCCCTTGAACCGGTAGCCGGTCAACCGTCACCCGTGGGGCCGTAACGGCAAAATCCAGGAAGTTCCGGCGGTTGATAGGCAGATTGTCAATCCGGTCCGACCCATTGATGGCGCTGCTTTCGGTCTTGCCTTGTTCAAAGGAAACTGCGGCCTCAACGTTGACGGTTTCGACGGCGCCTTCAGGCACCAGTGTCATTTGAACCAGCGCTGAAGTACCGATATTGATCAGTACCCGTTCTTTTTTCGGTGCAAAGCCTTCGAGTTCCACCAGAACTTCATAATTTCCAGGCGGCAATTGCAAAAATTGATAGTTGCCGTCTTCATCGGCGTCAGCAGTCCGTTCCAGATTGGTTTCAATTTGTCTGGCTTTGACTGGGGCACCGGCAATCACCGCACCGCCAATGTCTTTCACCCGCCCAACAATCATGCCAGTGGTTGAGCCGCTTTGGGCTTTCACTGTTGAAATCGGAGTATTCAAGCTGATGGCAACTACACTCAAGAGGCTCAACAAGCCCAAAAAAACAGTATTCCGTAATAGATTGTTGGTCGACATAGGTTTTTTCATCAGAGGGTGCAGGGAAGTTTAAGAAGTTAAGGGTTATAGAAAACTTACAGGAAGGTTGAGAGTTGACTGTTGATACCCTCTTGCATTTTTTCAAGGATTTGCATGTATTCTCTGAAAACCTGGATAATTGCTTCTGGCTCGAAATAGGCAATGTCGTAGGTCGCCCATATCGAAACAGATTGACTTGGTGTGATACTGAGGCTGAGCGGATAATGCCAGACATCATAGCATTCTTCTTCTGCCCATTCCAAATCAGTGGTTGATGGATTTTTGGCTTCGCCCCGGTAGTAGTTTTGAAAACGGATTACACTTAAACCCTTGAGTGCCTGGATTGAAGGATATTCTGATGGGCAGTCTGCCCCCCAGGGAAAATGTGGAACTTGCTGTATCTCTAGCAATTGGGTATGAAGCGCCTGAATCCATTCAATCACAAGTTGCTGTTTTGAAAGGTGCGTACATAAAGGTACTGTATTCATCAGTAGCCCAACAATAAATTCAGCCTTTGGTAGATCAATTGCTCGTCCTGAAACAGTGACTCCAAAAGTTATGAAAGGCTGATCATTATGGCGAGCCAAAAGCAAAGCCCAGGCTGCCTGGAAAAGAGTGCTCAACGTTATCTGGGCCGCCCTGGCAACCTGTGAGAGCCTTTGAGTTTGAGTTTCTGAAATGGTGAAGTGATAACCACTATATTGTTGACCCATTTCACTTTTTGAAAGGGTTTTTCGTGTATAAGGAAGGATCGTAGGCTGCGATACTTGAGAAAGAACCTGTCTCCAGAAATGTTGAATTGGCTGTAAATCCTGATTTTGATACCACTTCCAAAAAGTATTGTAACTTGGGGAGGTTGGGAGTTGAGGATTTTTTCCTTGAGATAGGGCTCGATAGACAATTTGAACTTCATTCAAAACGAGAGACACACTCCATCCATCAACCAGTAAGTGAGGTAGTGTCCAAACCAGCCAGGCTGTGGTTGAGGAAGTTTGAATAAAACTAAGCCTCAAGAGGGGGGCTTCGTCCAAATCAATCCTTCGCTCTCGATCTTGTATCAACCAGGATCGAAATTGGGCTCTTTGTTCCTCAAAGGGAAGGTTTGTCCAATCGAGTTCAACCCAATAATCCTGCTGTTTACCCAGAATAAGTTGAAGAGTACCAATTTCATCCTGGTTGACAAAGACACTTGAAAAAATCGGGTGGCGTTGCAACACGTATTGCCACGCCGTTTTCAGTTTCCCCGTATCAAAGTGGCCTTTCACTTCTATTGCATTTTGCAACCGGTATACACTTAGGTTGGGAGTCTTTTTGAGGTGTTCCAGCATGGCTTGCTGACCAGCAGTTAGTGGGAACACCGCTTTGGCTGAGTGATAGCGTTGGAGCAACCAGGATTGCTGTTCAAAACTGAGTTGGACAAAACTGTTTTCAAAGTGTGGAGATCCCTGACCTGATCCAGATCGAAGTTGATCAATGATTGACCGGAGTTTAATCATGAGTAATTGGGTAAGATGATCAACGGTTCCCAGATGATGAACATTGGTGCCATACGCCCAATCAATTTTAAGTTGCTTATTTTGAATTGCTGCAGAGAAATCAAATAAGTATTTTCTCTGGGCACGGGGACTATGAAATCCTCCATCAATTGACTCTAATTGGTTAAACAATTGAGAGTTTCCGATTGTCTGATCAATCTGACTCAAG contains:
- a CDS encoding AarF/ABC1/UbiB kinase family protein, with the protein product MEASKPDAIQPAIVDAPKPETLVPSALVIEHIEFQEQLAVQSVPEKLQFQPTPPDAAPYWAAVREIGWPAYKRLWQLFRVMFGFAFPLWVEWFSVQDRTALPRWWQRLAHRWTVWYATRRLSIKDPAQREAQRAQTLREDLTALGPTFIKIGQTLATRPDLLPLAYIKELSLLQDEVPCFPNELAWARIREDLGRAPHELFLSIDSEPLAAASLGQVYRARLKSGEEVVIKIQRPNLEEILHLDLTVLRYVAAGLECYPEWIQGIDWLGVVDEFDRMIHEETDYEKEIENAERFRQNFADWKDTVYVPRIYPELSSRRIITMEYIGGLKLTDLEGLKAAGHQPIEIIRLLTRTYLKQLLEDGFFHADPHPGNLRMMPNGRLAFFDFGMVGQITDEMRSGMIDAFFHIVERDIVGIVGDAIALGFLRPGFDPEEFRPVVESIFSRYVGVKIGMIRFQDLMAAVADTIYSFPFYIPANFTFIIRALTTIEGIGLLVEPKFSFFDAARPHAKEFMLKRESAHLRNQILGKLIRGEEGNIAWNKVWNLVKLAYRHYFKKAPSNPDGVS
- a CDS encoding nucleotidyltransferase domain-containing protein, with protein sequence MEQIERQIHLLCHQIAEKFHPEQIILFGSHAYGHPTPESDIDLLVVMPFEGRHTQQAIQILNYLNILLPMDVIVRTPQQVQERLAIGDPFMQEIVQRGQIMYETNHA
- a CDS encoding Uma2 family endonuclease, with the protein product MLTLPHKATIDDLIQVPNHAKAELVNGEIVSMPPTGGDPGRTAGDIYSSLRQYERQSGTGFAYPDNVGFRVNLPNRASFSPDAAFHTGPRTGMKFLEGAPVFAVEVRSENDYGPEAELQMAEKRRDYFAAGTVVVWDVDLLSESIVKVYRSTDPDAPTIYRRGEIAEAEPAVPGWTIPVDDLFT
- a CDS encoding MFS transporter, with the translated sequence MTRELPFAHTSTTFEALPDPTRWKSLAVLSAIMFSLSLDGFLTYVAIPSMQEELMAKSAQMQLIVASYQIATASFLITGGRIGDLFGRKRMFIVGTLGYAVCWGMCCLLHNIYLIIGLFVIQGLAGALISPQVLSILSVSFNLKERNKAFGFYNAALGSGALLGLFIGGAIVQWFGWRAIFLVSVPIYILAASFAPKFLRESRSYFGTSLDLLGVGILALGLAFMVGSLVVGREAGWPPIAILCLVGSILIIGLFLRYEHLKASAQDSSPLIPEGLLTNRTYVIGLIVALLYATTQSSFYFTFVIFIQVGLKFKPLWVALTLTPMALGFISGSIFASQLTKRFGQKTLTIGIILMGLGPLIAYLTLLTNSENINFFALSIALMIQGAGMGLITTPLYNMILAKVRRAIAGAATGILTTVQQIGGALGIAIVGVIFFGILGQRQAMPNVSQSQAYTAAFMGSLWYYLGVCIVIFVLLQFLPRQSTGNTGPLKSPIGKLPGLD
- a CDS encoding TonB-dependent receptor; this encodes MSTNNLLRNTVFLGLLSLLSVVAISLNTPISTVKAQSGSTTGMIVGRVKDIGGAVIAGAPVKARQIETNLERTADADEDGNYQFLQLPPGNYEVLVELEGFAPKKERVLINIGTSALVQMTLVPEGAVETVNVEAAVSFEQGKTESSAINGSDRIDNLPINRRNFLDFAVTAPRVTVDRLPVQGVAATSGLSFNGQSSRQNNVTIDGLDNNDSNVGTVRSTFSQEAVREFQVVSDSYSAEFGRALGGVVNIVTKGGTNDHHGTTFFFVRNDAVSARNAFAEENPPYKQYQFGATVGGPIKKDKLFYFASFERLSVKQNNIITIPENIVQSARRIGFSYVDNGAQPFALGNTSVLARTDMQVNANNLLTLRYNYGGTFDGNFEPVGALTDRSNSGTQRLNDNQFAASNTYINANLNMVNETRFLYSHRSQDVLTDTVSPRVSINSGDVGRIVFGPPIFLNQPRRVNIFQIVDNVSLSRGNHQLKFGVDFLRIMAKNRLPSREQGSITFNDLDLRFIGLPGDGFFSALEAFDPSLRSADQKTFLSALAPLVPLFANSPNFPDNLDLANLPLPTFYAQGFISQKPLEVTQNFFSTFIQDDIKLRDNLMLKLGLRYDRFTTQFLDGNKGDLSPRVALSYNPSKFPKLSLYATYGLFFATPNIGPIFAAFPKGRTTSFQLLPETILTFQRPTRNFPASDQIPENVGFTRQFGLEDEVQQNLQTSYTQQTSLGFNYFLTPKTILNISYNYTRGIRLFGTRDVNPVVRPEPILAQSYLNGRVDTARGAVLYYESAFDSYFHGLSSSINRRFANNFGFQASYTFSKTIDNSSDYVGGVQEIENVFNLRSERGLSLQDVRHRFLFSGSWDLNYTQNKFLKNFSLSTIIALNSGRPFNLQAGADLDSNDVLYDRPQVVGPDGVSRPIGRNVGVSPNFSNVDVRLTRNFSIKERYSVSVIAEVFNLFNRVNIDQFNRIFQRDADGNFNLPPQENGRYTVTRNRYLSSFAPRLFQFGVRLTF